A genome region from Arachis duranensis cultivar V14167 chromosome 6, aradu.V14167.gnm2.J7QH, whole genome shotgun sequence includes the following:
- the LOC107495007 gene encoding uncharacterized protein LOC107495007 isoform X1 produces MAMASWNSSLGSYQKQTMAFEISCRKRDRDRDRERGSIHPYKVVEITPPPKCLGVRCLPPQNLQCGESVTIEGQGYTISAVTHRYQLRKGKYEPSEKRLDVLSTGRYLVNLYLENLLEQS; encoded by the exons ATGGCAATGGCGTCATGGAACAGTAGCCTTGGTTCGTATCAAAAG CAGACGATGGCGTTTGAGATTTCGTGCAGGaagagagacagagacagagacagagaaCGGGGTAGCATCCATCCGTACAAAGTGGTTGAGATTACTCCGCCGCCCAAATGTCTTGGCGTTCGTTGCCTTCCTCCT CAGAACCTGCAGTGTGGGGAGAGTGTGACAATTGAAGGACAAGGTTATACAATTTCAGCAGTAACACATCGCTATCAGCTTCGGAAGGGAAAATACGAACCAAGCGAGAAAAGGCTTGATGTTTTGTCCACTGGAAGATACTTAGTAAATCTTTATTTGGAAAATTTGTTAGAACAATCTTGA
- the LOC107495007 gene encoding uncharacterized protein LOC107495007 isoform X3, giving the protein MAMASWNSSLGSYQKTMAFEISCRKRDRDRDRERGSIHPYKVVEITPPPKCLGVRCLPPQNLQCGESVTIEGQGYTISAVTHRYQLRKGKYEPSEKRLDVLSTGRYLVNLYLENLLEQS; this is encoded by the exons ATGGCAATGGCGTCATGGAACAGTAGCCTTGGTTCGTATCAAAAG ACGATGGCGTTTGAGATTTCGTGCAGGaagagagacagagacagagacagagaaCGGGGTAGCATCCATCCGTACAAAGTGGTTGAGATTACTCCGCCGCCCAAATGTCTTGGCGTTCGTTGCCTTCCTCCT CAGAACCTGCAGTGTGGGGAGAGTGTGACAATTGAAGGACAAGGTTATACAATTTCAGCAGTAACACATCGCTATCAGCTTCGGAAGGGAAAATACGAACCAAGCGAGAAAAGGCTTGATGTTTTGTCCACTGGAAGATACTTAGTAAATCTTTATTTGGAAAATTTGTTAGAACAATCTTGA
- the LOC107495007 gene encoding uncharacterized protein LOC107495007 isoform X2, producing MAMASWNSSLGSYQKQTMAFEISCRKRDRDRDRERGSIHPYKVVEITPPPKCLGVRCLPPNLQCGESVTIEGQGYTISAVTHRYQLRKGKYEPSEKRLDVLSTGRYLVNLYLENLLEQS from the exons ATGGCAATGGCGTCATGGAACAGTAGCCTTGGTTCGTATCAAAAG CAGACGATGGCGTTTGAGATTTCGTGCAGGaagagagacagagacagagacagagaaCGGGGTAGCATCCATCCGTACAAAGTGGTTGAGATTACTCCGCCGCCCAAATGTCTTGGCGTTCGTTGCCTTCCTCCT AACCTGCAGTGTGGGGAGAGTGTGACAATTGAAGGACAAGGTTATACAATTTCAGCAGTAACACATCGCTATCAGCTTCGGAAGGGAAAATACGAACCAAGCGAGAAAAGGCTTGATGTTTTGTCCACTGGAAGATACTTAGTAAATCTTTATTTGGAAAATTTGTTAGAACAATCTTGA
- the LOC107495007 gene encoding uncharacterized protein LOC107495007 isoform X4: protein MAMASWNSSLGSYQKTMAFEISCRKRDRDRDRERGSIHPYKVVEITPPPKCLGVRCLPPNLQCGESVTIEGQGYTISAVTHRYQLRKGKYEPSEKRLDVLSTGRYLVNLYLENLLEQS from the exons ATGGCAATGGCGTCATGGAACAGTAGCCTTGGTTCGTATCAAAAG ACGATGGCGTTTGAGATTTCGTGCAGGaagagagacagagacagagacagagaaCGGGGTAGCATCCATCCGTACAAAGTGGTTGAGATTACTCCGCCGCCCAAATGTCTTGGCGTTCGTTGCCTTCCTCCT AACCTGCAGTGTGGGGAGAGTGTGACAATTGAAGGACAAGGTTATACAATTTCAGCAGTAACACATCGCTATCAGCTTCGGAAGGGAAAATACGAACCAAGCGAGAAAAGGCTTGATGTTTTGTCCACTGGAAGATACTTAGTAAATCTTTATTTGGAAAATTTGTTAGAACAATCTTGA